In Leclercia sp. LSNIH1, the genomic stretch TTCGCTGCCTGATAATCCTTAAAGCGGAAAATCGCAATGGCGTAGGAGTGCGGCATCTGCCACAGGCTAAAGATAGCCAGCAGGATGAGCGCACCGCTGTCGAACTCGTTGGTGACTGCGCAGTAGCCAATCACCGGCGGCGCAGCGCCGGAGAGAGAACCAATCAACGTACCGTAGACGGAGTGACGCTTCATATACAGGCTGTAGACGCCCACATAAACCACGAAACCCATTACCCCCAGCCAGCAGGCCAGAGGGTTGGCACCGAACCACAGCAGCATAAAGCCAGCAATACCCAGCAAGGTGGCGTACACCAGCGAGACGGCAGGAGACATCAGGCCTTTTACCAGCACCCGATTTTTCGTCCTTTCCATCTTCCTGTCGATATCCATGTCGATGTAGTTGTTAAATACACAACCGGACGCAACCACCAGTGACACCCCAATCAGCGTGGAGATAAAGAGGGCGTAATCGATGCTGCCTTTAGAAGCCAGCAGGAACCCTCCGATCACCGAGATCAGGTTGCCAAAGATGATGCCTGGTTTTGTTACTTGCAGGTATTGCTTAAACATACTCGCCGCTCTTAGTGAACCATCATGTTGTAGTTGAGGTTCCACATAATCCAGATGGATCCGACTACCAGGATTGCGATGATAATCACGGTAAAGATGAATGCTGTCATATTCCAGCCTTCATCAGACTTGGTGTTCATGTGCAGGAAGCAAACCAGATGCACCAGAATCTGCACTACCGCGGTAACCAGGATGGTACCCAGAATTGCCGCGTGAGAAGCAGTACCGCTCATCACCATCCAGAACGGAATGACCGTCAGGATGATCGACAGGATAAACCCTGTCATGTAGGTCTTTACGCTGCCGTGGGAAGCGCCATGATCGTTAGAATGACTCATTACATCGCCCCCATCAGATAGACTACAGAGAACACACAGATCCAAACCACATCCAGGAAGTGCCAGAACAGGCTCAGGCACATAATACGGGTGCGGTTAGTGCTGGTCAGGCCGCGAC encodes the following:
- the cyoE gene encoding heme o synthase, encoding MFKQYLQVTKPGIIFGNLISVIGGFLLASKGSIDYALFISTLIGVSLVVASGCVFNNYIDMDIDRKMERTKNRVLVKGLMSPAVSLVYATLLGIAGFMLLWFGANPLACWLGVMGFVVYVGVYSLYMKRHSVYGTLIGSLSGAAPPVIGYCAVTNEFDSGALILLAIFSLWQMPHSYAIAIFRFKDYQAANIPVLPVVKGISVAKNHITLYIIAFAVATLMLSLGGYAGYKYLVVAAAVSVWWLGMALRGYKVEDDKVWARKLFGFSIIAITALSVMMSVDFMVPDSHSLLTYVW
- a CDS encoding cytochrome o ubiquinol oxidase subunit IV → MSHSNDHGASHGSVKTYMTGFILSIILTVIPFWMVMSGTASHAAILGTILVTAVVQILVHLVCFLHMNTKSDEGWNMTAFIFTVIIIAILVVGSIWIMWNLNYNMMVH